The sequence below is a genomic window from Wyeomyia smithii strain HCP4-BCI-WySm-NY-G18 chromosome 1, ASM2978416v1, whole genome shotgun sequence.
TTTGGTCGAATTTTCGTATGCCTTGATGAAGCTTTAAAGTTTGTTTTGCAAAATACTGGAAAAATATCAAACCTTGTCTGTCCCATATTAAAAATAAAGGCATACGATTCCCATCCTTAGTTAATATtcaattttcttttaaaaacaatatttcacgcTTGATATCAGTTTAAAGAAACACTTCTGTGTATTTTCGAACAAAATCGACAGTTAAAGTGATGTTTTATCTGGCAACTGTTTCCAGAAATTCTTCTCTGCGATGAGTGGAATTAAAGTGTTCGAGAGTGTGGCCTTACGGTCTGCATCAAATCCTCGTGGACTCTTTAGAAATTCCATTGTAAACTCTATGTCGAACAAGCTTTCATCTATCAGCTGTAGTTGCTCTTTGGTGAATAACATGCACCGCTTAATGTTGCAATCCGTAGAAACCTAAGCGCTATATTGCAATTTGTGTGATCCACAAATGTTCGATTGAAATAAACTCTTCACATGACAGACATAATAAGGAATGACAGTAAATACCTTGGTTGTCTTAGAATGCGTGGAGACTGATaagcttttattttttgtatattgAGAAAAAATTAAGGCAAACGAGTCCCATCACTTATTTTCAAGCTTGGAATTCATGCAAAAGTTCTCAAAACTCATGGAAATATATAACGTACCACCTCATACCACCTCATTTATTCAAcatacagttgaataaaacacaCTTTTAGTTGAATCATAGTTATTTGCCTTTActtgtttgtttgtcgactgtagcggttaattttgtagatttttcggcttaatcagtccgtgtatagaagcaaaaatgattttttgtttctttatcCGAAtatttcggtgactttattccacctttttcaaggagtctaaaaatatacaatacgtgtagttttcctttttctgttactgttttgaattttttgtatgtgtttgtacttacagaaaagattatcgttttattgttcagtgtgttggtgtccaacataGGTTGTCTAGTGTGTATTGCAAATGGCGTCTTAATTTGGCTATGTGTAAAAAcagattttctcaaatttaAATTCGACTGTTTCTTAACAAACTGTACTCACTGCATATGTCtctatttttgtgtgcactATACTGTATAACTGTTATCACTTTTTTCTAGCACTGCTTTTTCTAGCACTATATAACTTCGAGCGGTATTTAATTAATCAGAGCAATAGGTTTTGTGTCTTTTCCAGTAGTCTACTATTTCTTGACAGTTTGTTGTGAGTGTGTTGGAGAGCTACGCTAAAAACTTTAGGTTGTGGTTGCATATTGGTTGTTGTGTTTATCGGTTTTGTTGTGATTGATATTTCTTATTGTGTGTATAATACCAGCATATACAGTGTTGAGTCCCTCAGTGTCTGTGCGTTTGTTGATACTATTTTCTGTGTTGGCAATATAGCATACTTCTATAAACGGTAGAGCGTGTGGTTTATCGTGTCTGTCTATAATTTTCGTTTGGTGAAAATCGAATCTGTGATTTTGTGTGATGCTGTGGTACATTAGTGCTGTTTTTTCTTTTAGTGAACTAATTTGTGGATCTGTTGCGTTGTGGCCTTGCTGTAGTAGTTTGTCCCAAGTGTTGTAGTACGTTCGGTGTCCGCTGATTCTTGTTTTAAGCATGTTTTTTTGTCATTCCGACGTAGCAGGCGCCACAGTTTTTGCATGGTATCTTGTATATGACGTTGTTTTGGTGCTCCTGGGGGACGGGGTCTTGACCTTTTGTGAGTAATTGTCCAACTGTTTTTATGTTGCGGTGTGGTAGCCGTATGTTTTTGTATTCGTTTTTCAGGTGTTTGTCGATTCGGTTCGACAGGTATGGAATGTATGGTATTGAACGGTAAGTATATTTCAGGTTTTCATCGGATGATTCTTGTGGTGTAATAATGTTTCTTGCCTGCGGTTTATGAGTCTGTTCCTGAGCGATTTTGGGTAGTTGTTGAGACtcaattgttgatggatgaTACGGGCTTTGTCGGCGTCTTGTAAATGAGTGGATAGTTTGTCGACTCGTCGAATGAAATTTTTGgccatgtttattttttggtggAGCGGGTGGAACGAGTTATAATCCAAGAACCTGCCACTGGCTATCGGTTTCATATACCATTCTGTTAGAATTTTTTGGTTTTCCTGTCTTATCAGTGTCATGTCTAGGAACGGTAGTCGTTTGTtgttttccatttcatatgtaaaTTGAATATGTTCATTATAGCTGTTAAATGTTTCTAGTACATGGCCTATTTGACTTTCAGGAATTGCTAGTAGGAGATCGtctacatattttttgatgaacggaGGTTTGAAATTTAATGACTGTGTTACTGTGTCTAGTAGTGTTTCCATAACTAAGTCTGCTATTATGGGCGagagaggattccccattgcaGCTCCAAACACTTGTTGGAAATGTTGTTCGTTGTAGTTGAAGTAACTTGATTCGATACAGAATTCAGCTATTTCGATGAACAAATCTAGGTTTATGTTTGTATTAACATTGATCTTCTCCCATTGTGTTATTATGTTGTGTGTAACTAGGGCTTTAGGAATTGATGTGAACAGCGATATGACGTCTAGAGAAATTAGAATATAGTCTGGTGGCAGTGTAACTGAGCAGATAAAGTTGCAGAACGTGAACGAATCTTTTATGTTGTATGGACTATCAATGgaattttgtatgatttttccGATGAATTTCGATAGGTTGTAGGCGGGAGCGGTCATGTTTGGCACTACTGGCCTTAGTGGTAAATTAGGTTTATGCGCTTTGGGTTGTCCGTATATTCTGGGGCATATGGCATTATATGTAGTTAGTCGTGTTGCTGTCTGTTTGTCGATAAGATTCAGGTTGAGTAGTCGTTTGGCGAATTCGTTATTTGTTCGTTGGTATCGTGATGTTGGATCGCGTGGTATCGGGAGATATGTTTTGTTGTCGTTGAGcatgctgagcattttctgtttaTAGTCTTCTGCAAGCATTATGACCGTTTTATTGCCTTTGTCCGATTGAATCGTGAGTACATCTGGATTTTCTCGAAAGAATTGTTTTGTAGTTTCTATAGCTTTTTCACAGAATTTTGTCAGCTCATCTTTTTCTGTATTGTTTTTATTGTAGTGGATGTAATTTTGAACTGAGTTTGCTATTGCGCAACTTGTGCGGTCTTGGATTGAAACGTCTGGATTAGTTTTAAGTATGCTTTCGATGTCGGCTAGGAGATGATAAAAAGGTATGTGGGTGATGTTGGTTGGTAGTGCGAATTTTTGGCCTAAACTGAGCAGtatttctgtttcttttggaagtGATTTTTGAGTGCTGTTATGTATGGCATTGCTTTTACATACAGGTATTGTGCTCGATGGTTGGATATTACGGTCTAAAATTCGGTCAAATTTTCTCTATGTGTTTTTTGATTTCTCCTGCGTATGTTTGTTTTCGCCTTAAATTCAAGATTAGAACTTCATTTGTAGTTTTCTCAATTGTGTGCAtttccatatgggactcttatgcttttatgggcagtatagttctaaaagtcaaataacaattgTATGCATTTGGGCATATTCATAGATGATTATCCAACCGATTGCTTCCGTTTTTAGATATTTATTTACTCACCCCTATTTAATGTATTTTGTgagaaacgtagttctacgtaaaaaccaccaaaatatattaaaaactcTCGATATAATACCCTGAGAAAGCCCCTCTAGAGAATCGCAGGAACGTAATAAAACAGTTATCAGCAGTTCTGACGAAGTGTTGGGTGGGACACAACGTTACAATTGGTTTGACGAAAAATGCCGGCAGATCTTGGACAGGAAGAACGCAGCGCGAGAAACAATGCAGCGTACAACCACACGCCAAAATGTGGAGCGATAAAGAACAAAATGCGCTGCCAGGAAGAGGAGGCATGCGAAAAACTCGAGCAGCTGTACCGCACCTGGGCACGAAACACGAAaattctaccaaaaactcaacgtAATTCAGAAATAAGGATGgaggcattttgacggatgatcgtgaaGTGATCGAAATGTGCAAGCAGCTCTAGGAAGGTAGCAtaccaaatataa
It includes:
- the LOC129716759 gene encoding uncharacterized protein LOC129716759, with amino-acid sequence MLAEDYKQKMLSMLNDNKTYLPIPRDPTSRYQRTNNEFAKRLLNLNLIDKQTATRLTTYNAICPRIYGQPKAHKPNLPLRPVVPNMTAPAYNLSKFIGKIIQNSIDSPYNIKDSFTFCNFICSVTLPPDYILISLDVISLFTSIPKALVTHNIITQWEKINVNTNINLDLFIEIAEFCIESSYFNYNEQHFQQVFGAAMGNPLSPIIADLVMETLLDTVTQSLNFKPPFIKKYVDDLLLAIPESQIGHVLETFNSYNEHIQFTYEMENNKRLPFLDMTLIRQENQKILTEWYMKPIASGRFLDYNSFHPLHQKINMAKNFIRRVDKLSTHLQDADKARIIHQQLSLNNYPKSLRNRLINRRQETLLHHKNHPMKT